CCAACTACGGACAATGCTTTTTTGCACCATTAATGATTTTCCTGCTTATGGTAACTTGTCTGGATATAGTACGAAGGGGAAAAAGGCATGTCCTATTTGTGAGGAAAATACTCACTCGATATGGCTCACAAATTGTAAGAAACCTGCATTTATGGGGCATCGGAGAGAGCTTGCCGAGAATCACCCGTACCGTAAAAAGTCAGATTTATTTGATGGTACTATAGAGGATAGAAAACTACCACCACCATTGGATGGAGAAACTATACTCTCCAAAGTTGCTAATATAAATGTTGTGTTGGGAAAGAAAGGGGTTGGTTTTCCAAAGGTATTTGGAAGAAAAAGTCTATTTTTTGGAAATTACCCTACTGGAAGCATTTACGAGTCCGACATTGTATTGATGTTATGCATATTGAGAAAAATGTTTGTGAAAGTTTGATAGGGTTACTGTTGAACATTCCTGGAAAAACAAAAGATGGAATTAAAGTTAGAAGGGACATGGAATTAATGAATATCAGACCAGAGCTACAACCTAAAGATATTGATGGAAGGTCCACCAAGTTTCTTCCTCCGGCCTGTTATACTATGTCGAAGATTAAGAAAACTAAATTTTGTCAATGTTTACATGGTATTAAGGTTCCATCAGGATACTCTGCTAACATTAGGAAGTTGGTTTCGATGAAAGATTTGAAGTTACTTGGTATGAAGTCACATGATTGTCATGTACTAATGACCCAGATGATTCCTATCGCAATTCGTGGAATTCTACCCAACCGTATTCGACACACAATTACAAAACTATGCTTATTTTTCAACATGATTCATTCAAAGGTGATTGATCATGGTGTGCTGGATGAATATCAAAGAGATATCATACTTACTCTTTGCGAACTCGAGATGTACTTTCCACCTTCTTTCTTTGATGTCATGGTTCATTTGGTATCTCATATTGTAGGAGAAATAAAGGTATGTGGTCCAGTCTTCTTACGGTATATGTATCCATTTGAAAGATATATGGGTATCTTGAAAGGTTATGTAAGGAACCTTAATCGACCAGAAGGCAGTATCGTTGAAGGATATGCATTCGAAGAGGTGATCGAATTCTGCACAAACTATATGGatgggtttaaaagtgtcgggattcCACAAAGTCGTCATGAAGGAAGACTATCAGGTCAAGGGACACTTGGGTGCAAGACGGGCTATTCAAATGTTTCCGATTATCAAGAGGCACAGTTTAATGTCTTACAACACACTACATCTATTGATCCGTTCATACAAGAACACATGTCGTTCTTGAGACAACAATACCCTAAAAAGAGTGCAAAGTGGTTGGCAAATTAACATAAAAAAACTTTTTCAGAATGGTTGAAAGACAAAGTTAGGAGGACACTTCCAAATATTGATAAAACGGTGGAAGCTTTGGGATTCGCCCCTAAACATGTGTTCCAATATCAAGGATATGACATAAATGGGTATACCTTTTACACTAAAGCTCAAGATAAGAAGAGTAAAACCCAAAACAGCGGTGTCACGGTGATAGCCTCGTCGACGGAATTCACCATGGTCAATCGTGAAGAAAGATCAAGGATCGCCAAAAAATCGTATTATGGTGTCATTCAAGAAATATGGGAATTAGATTATGGTGATTCGTACACTATACCCTTGTTCAAGTGTAAGTGGGTTGCTAATGATCGCGGTGTTCAAGTTGATGAAGATGGTTTTACAACTGTTAATCTTTCCACCAATGAATATAAAGAAGAACCATTCATTCTAGCAAAACTAGTTACTCAAGTATTCTTTATCGAAGACCCAAAGGATCCTAGATGGCATGTGGTTCAGTATGGAAAACGGCTGATTGTTGGTGTCGAGAACGTTGTTGATGAGGATGAGTACGAGCAATTTGACGAGTTACCGCCATTTTCAGTCGGTGTTCAACCTTTGAATGAAGTTGTTGCTGGAAATAATACAATCTACTTTAGAGAAGACCATGAGGAAGGAGACGAGGTTGCAGACACATAAAAATTGTTAAAACATATGATTGATTACCTTTTTTTTTTACACCCATGAGTATATTTTTTAATGACTTATGCAACATGTCTTTTATGTCTTTTGTTAATTTTTTTTGTTAGTTTTTTTTACCATGAAAAATCTACTTTATGTTATTACCTTTTAAATTACTAATACCAATGTatacaatacaaatacaaatacaaatacaaataattctaaaacacacacacacacacacacacatacacacacacacacacatatatatatatatatatatataaacatatatatacacatttttcaATATTATGCCCGAGAACAAACCGTGAACACAAAACCATCCAAATTCTTCGTATACCCTAAACCATCCCACTTCATTATCAAACCACCGGAAACACCCTACTCCAACATCATAGAACGTAGATTATTTGACGAACGAAATCGATTTCGTCATCACGGCTGAAGGATCGTCTCAAATACAGGTACAGATGGTTTTTttagttatctaattgttctttacTCGAATATTTTTGTTATAGACATAATGACCATAAAATCATACTATTATACTTGAATCGATTTGTGTGATTAGGAAATAATAATCGAAAATTAGGTTATATACATGCATATTTTGTCTTAGATTATTCAACAAAATGGACACATTAGGGTTTATAAGTGGTGAATAGATGCTGCAGAAATAGTCTAATATATTTTGTGTTAAAGAAGAAATGCCCTAAATATCAAACTATTATACCTAAATCTAGTTGTGTTAATTTGACCATAATTATTATTGATACCTACAGAACTGATAttatatatgttgattttacagaaGCAGAAATAATCTCTGACGTTTTCATTTATGGCTACCTACAATCGTCCACCATCGTTCATCCACATAATACGATTAATAGATAAGCTTGAACTGGTATTGTTTCATTTCTGTTTTAaccttaaaattatatattttataaagcaaAACCATTGTAAGAAATATCAGGTTATTATGTTTTGTTACAGGCTTTGCCACATGATTGGTATGTTGACCATTATGATACCATGTTTCCAAGACATTCTGTTATCATCCACACCCTGCTAGGATATAAATCTGAAGTTACATTTTCGATGAATGATCGTAGCCGTATGATACTTGGCGATGGCTGGTTAAAGATTATGAATGATCTTAATATTGGAGAAGGCGATATCCTACTAATGACCGGAATCGACAAAAGAAACTACGAGTTGGCTATTTACTCACCTGACCtattttaaaagatttttttttatccATTCACATCTTTCAGTGTATTGACTCGAATTCAGGCAAAAGTGTATGAAAATGCTCCATACAGACGTTTCCCTTCATTCATGAAATTCGTCAACAATCCAAGTGAACCAGGATTGGTATGGTCAATTTTTCAATCTCGCATATGTAACACACATTTAGTATGTGTACATGATTATTATCTTAACAAATTAGTTTTATATTTCTTTAACAAAAATAGCATTTTTTTTATTGGATGTAGATACTGCCAAAGGAATGGTTAACAACTACTTTTGGAGACTCTGGACCCAAAGAACAAATGATTGTTCACTTTCAAAGATGGTACAACAAAAGGGTGGTGGTACTCTCAGTTGAAGGCGAAGTTGTCATGTGGGAAGGATGGTCTGAGTTGATTACAGACCTTCAAGTGGCGTCTGGTGATTGCATGGTCTTTTATGCAACTGATTCGGAAAATCTTGAGCTGGTGATTTATGATCATCGTGGTGTAGAAAAGGGTTGTTTGTTAACTTTTCAGCTGAAGGATGATGATGTTTCTACTACCTGGGAAAGAGGATCCACTTCCCAATCCATTCCTGAAATCATTTACATTGATGACAGTTCAGACAGTGAAACCGAAAGTGATACCTTAGAAGATGAACCAATGCCTCAACAACATCTACATCCTGAACGTGTTGTGATTATCAAAATACCGTCTGGTAACTTGTTGGTACGCTTCTTATCTTTTTATAGTTTAACATTCATCAACTGATAAATGGTGGCACACTACTTGTTTTATCTTTTTACATATCAACGTTTTATGCTTCATCATTATAGAATAACAATTTGGTTAAACCGTTGACTAAATATGTATTTTCTTTTTTGTTAGCGTCTTCCGGAGGAGTTTATTGGACTTCCAGGACTGAGGAGTGGGTGTTATGTGAGTTGTTTTAATCATGAAGGTGATGAATTTCAGTGGCGGTTGAAGCAGGAGACAGGGAAAAAGAAACCAAACCTGGCAGTTACTTCCGGTTTTCTTGAGTACCGATCAATCAATGGCCTGGTGCCTGGTCAATTTTATGAACTCATATACAATCTAGAGCAACAAAACTTTTATCTTTAGTTTGTGGATTTAAACATTTGTAGTTACTTTTGGTGTATAAGTGCTGTATAATCTGGATGTTGGTAGGTTACATATTTTTTGCTTGCACTTATACAGTGTATTTAAATGTTGTTTGTTGTAATATTTTGGATACGGTAATGTTTTCCAATGATGCATGCAGTATAGAAATATTTACTTCTTGCATTACTTTTGATTACAAATCTGCAACTCAATGCAATTTTAAGCATTTGCCAATAATGGAACAATAGAACCATTTAAAACATACATTTCATTAGAAAATCTTGTACATTTACTACATTGTAAAAGCCAAATACATACAATTTACCATGACAAGTGAACCATCTTTTAAGGTTGTTACTTGTGATGTGCAACTTCAAATATAATCAAACTTGAATTAGACACAATAGTTTATTGTAAACTACAATGTTCCATTACTAAACAAGATTAAAGAACCTACACATCGAACAATAATTGTATGCGAGTACGGTAGTAATTTACCAAACATCAACATCGACTTTTAAATACGaacataatttacatatcataatatagaATTCTTACAGACATTAGTAAATCTAAAACATAAATTGTTCTCCGGTTAGGAACTTAAATGTTATCAAAACATGTACACGTGCAATTCGTACGTAGACCATAACTACTACACAAATTAGAGTTATTAAAGCTGCACTATCAGAAGACTATTGACCCCAATGAGATTGTTAAAGTGGGTGGCTTCCATCCAAGACCATGAAAAAACTCTTGTACCGACGTGAGAACCCAATCATACACGTATCACCCACTTTGTACCCATTCAAAGCCACAAACTACTCCCAGCCTTTCGAAACAAAAAGCTTTTTTGTGGTTACATCTGTGGCCTATTTTATGTCCcactaatggaatatcccttccaTATCGAAGCATATATAGGTGCAGCCAGCCTCGAGTTCTCGGATGCGGTTAAAGTCCTCAGGTAGTTCCTAAATGACAGTGACATATTATTTGTTAATGATTGCATAATTATTTTTCATTGCTATATACACGAATACGTTTAACTGTTTCTATAAAAAAGTATCTAACTCACCCAAATAGTTCCCCTTGGTATGTCGAAGAAGATGTATGTGACATCAACGGTGCTCCATATGTTGTACCTTTCAGCTCTATTCAGCTGGTCAAGGGCGAGTGCACGTGTTTGACTAGTAGAGGCATCATTGTTTCCAGCTGTATTTGTGATTCAATTCATTAATATGCAAACAAAGAACAAAATACTCAATTACATCACAAATCAATTGTTAGATTTAAAATGGTTACATAAAATGTATATGCTGTCTTTTTCAAAACTAAGCAATCTATATTGGTATTGTAGCTTGAAAGTTCACAATACATATTGCTGTAACATAAATCAAACCCTAAGTAACCTGTTGGGAATCTGCAGATAATTAGCAAATAATATCTACAAGTGCAATATCATAAATGAACATTTGGTATGAACTTAAAGGTATAACACAATAAATTTACAGACTCACACCTGCATGAGTGTAATTCCAAAGAAAAACACTGATATTATATATGCACACAACTGTGAGATAAAATCGATTCTGGTTCAAATAACAAAGCATAAATACATGTGAAGTGTAGATCTGTTGTTTGATTTTAATGATTTACAATTAACAAATGAGATGATAAACTTTGTTATAAGTTTTTTAGGTTTTCAATTCGGAAAACCCTGTGCTTACAGTTAATAAACAACAAATTTTGTTTAAGAAAACACAATAACCTGAGCTCGACATGGCGGGAGATGGTTGTAGTTGATCGCTATTGCAAGTACAGAGCTGGTGGCAGGTGAAAAGATACTCAGTATGATGTACTTGAGAAGGTGAGGGATTTTTTGTATtgccttttttttttataaacagataTTTTTGAAAATACCGGATCATTTTTGCCTGGGCCGGGTCAAGTAGATTATTACGGTGTATTAAAAAATACCAAATATTTTACTATAGGTAAAATACCTAAACTCTTCATCGTCAGATCAGCTTAATGGCCAAATCCCACCATTTGGTCTCGAAAATTTCAAATTAACCGCCAATCTAATTAAAACTACTAATTGACACAAAACAACCCGATCATAATTGAAACAAACCGCCAGTCTCATTCACTGTTTTATTATTTTCACAAACCCTAGCAGTGATCCATACTACTTTAAATCGCTAAATTCGATACATTCAAGAACTTGATACATCAAACATCATGGTACGTTTATGATTTCAATTCTATTGTATGCGTACCTAGAACTACTAGTATTGTTTAGGTATTAGTCTTGTTATTATTGTTAGCTTCTTATTATTGATTTTTTTAATGTATACAGAGCCGAAACAATAGGCCTAAACGAGGAGTTAGCAAACTTAAAGAAAAATCAGTGATTCCATTTGTGGTTGAATTTGACGAATTTGGGCATGCTATAGGAAAATATCAAGCTTTGTTTGCCAGTAACATAGGTGTTCTTACAAGGCGTAGGATTGATTTTCTTGAGGATGATTGGAAAGTAGTATCTGAAGATGAGAAAAATGTGTTATGGTTGGACATAAAGGTATCAAATCATATATAACTTATAAGAATTATGTTTCATAAAGGTATCAAAATTTGTTAAACTAATgtttaagtatatatatgtaacaacattTACAGCAATATCATTTTATCCAAAATGATTTTGCGAAGAAACAAATGCTTCATCATTGCAACGGGGCTTTTAAGAGATTCAGGGCCAAGTTAAGAATGTATATGGTTCAAGGCAAGCTTCCTTATGAAGAAGTGCCAGATTACGGTTTCATAACTCCAGTAAAATGGAGAGAATTTTGTGAACTTGAAGACACACCAGCAAAAAGGGTTAGTGTTATGCATTTTGCTTTTAAACATGTATGGAATTACATTTTTAAATTGACGGCAACTAATGTGCTTTTTAATCCCATGCAAATTGTAAAGGAATTACGAGAAAAAGGCAGAGAAAACGCCTTGCAACAATCAAAAGATAATTACGCCCGTGTAGGTCGTTCAGGTTATCGAGGCCATAAAGAAGAATGGGAGTCGGAGAAAAAAGATCCTGAAAGGCGTACCGTATATCACGATATCTCCAATCCTGCTGCAAGAAATTATGTACTCGGAAGGATGAAGCGAACGAAAGAATCGAAGAGGCCAATAGTTCCAGATACGAATGTTTCCCTTGTAGAGAAAATTGTAATATACTTTAAATTGATTTTATAGCGTTATTAACCTAGAATTGTTTTATAACCGATTAATTTTCTTGTTTTGTTCCAGGTTAATACAGATAAAAAAGGTGATGATGCCTTGTTAGTGAATGTGGGGAAGTACACGGCGGTAGAACCAGAGGTGTTAGCAGCACGCTAGGATATAGCAAATTCGGTAAGAAGCAAAAGGGAGAGCAATTAGTAACAATGGAAAAGGTACAGGAATTTGTGGCTAAGGAGGTGCAAAGGGTAGTGGTGGAAAGAGAAAAAACTGGAACACGTGAAACTTCACATGAAACAGCTACAACACCTGAACATCATTACCCGACAGAACATCACGACACGACAAGAAATATGCAACTGGTAGACGAACATGTCGACGAACCAGTAGACGCACTGGAAGTCTTACAGGTAGACGAACTGGAACAGGTAAACGAACAGGTGGTGTTGAATGACAAGTTTGTTGAGAGAAAACGGGGAATGGAAGATCACCCAGTTGTGGACAAACAAGTGGAGATCTAGCGAATAGAGGTGGAACAAGATATAGTGGCTAAAAAACAGAAAGTGGATGCACTAGGCATGCGAAAAGAAGTGATTCATGAACCAAGGGTTTAAGGGCAAAGGGTCAAGAACCAACCATTTGAAGACTTGCAAAACATAAAGGTAACTGgtcttcttttatttcaaaagctaAATGGATAATTCAATACACATTGAAAGTATTAAATACTCTACAAATAATACTTGTTGTTTTTAATTTTTACAGGACGAAGTTGAAATCTTGTTATTTAACCCACATCGTATAGAGTCTCTTGTGTGTGGTCAGGGTAAACTATATCCAACCAACGAATTTACTCAAGTAAATGGGGAAAAAGTTGTTCCTTCTTACATGAAGGTGAAAATAAACAACTTTACTAAGGACAACACATCATTGAGGCTTCCAATACCATTCAAAGACTTGTCAAAAAATACGGTGAAGGAGGTTTTAGGTGATGTGGTTGGAAGTTTTGTACAATGGCCTCTCATGAAAATGACTCGCATCACCAAGGTACATGTACTGTAGAGCTTACTTACCCGTTTCTTGTGTTAAtctaagtattataaattatatcTTCATTCAGGAATTGGAGGCATATGTAAATGACATCAGTGCCCAAAAAAAACAGTACACAGTTCAAGTGGTGACACCACAAAGACTAATGGAATTGCAACAAAAAAAGGTTTTTAATGTTTATATTCTGAATAATTTTTTTCATGTAATACTCTGTATAGTTGAATACTCTGCCAATATTTGGATACTCTGAATACTTGtataatttttactataaatatatttaaatttcaTGTGTGTAACTTTATAGGTGAAGACAGAAATCATTTTGTTCCACCCCACGAGTTCAGAACCTACACCGTGTGCTAGGGGGCATATGTATCCAACCGATGAGACTACCTTGATACATAGAAAGCGTGTGCTTCCGTGCTACATGAAGGTGTCCATAAACTTTGTTTTGCCTCGATATGAATCTACATTGCTTCCAATACCAGATAAAAATCTTGAGTCTAATACACTAAAAGAGGCTATTGGGGCTATGATACAATGGCCTCTCTTGAAACTTCGTCCTTCAGACAAAAACAAGGTACATGTATAATTGCTTACATAATTTCTTGTATTGGTAAACTGAatttaagtgttattattaattttGCCTCGATTGTTATCAGGATAGTGCAATGAAATCAAAGAGGGTGGGATTACAAAATAGAATAGATAAAAGCAATGTGTCTATTGGTGCTGGTAGTAATCAGGTATATATATATGCTCATCAAATTTAAGTTACATCATCATACGTATATACCtatataatttaagttatctgATGTGGTGTTGCAGGTGCATCCACGTAACAATGGAGATTCAGGAATGCAACACCAAAAAAAGAGAGAACAATTGTATAACCGACTGCTTTCAATGGAACATCTCCTACCCAACAGATCATGTGTGCAAGCTGCGTATACTAGATGGATGAGTCGAGAAGATCCTACCACTGGTTTCACTCTTAAAGCAAATCCAGGAGTTTTTGGGGTACCCGAAGAGTGCGTAAGTACGATTGGTGCTGATgacatcatcacactttggacaaagggATGCCTGGACTACAGTATCATTTTTTCCTTCATGCTGTAAGTGCATTTAACAGTTTCATATGCACGTTTGACTATAGTTTTCAGGATTTGAGCTGAcatgttattttttttaattttttcccgCATAATAGGGGTCTAGACAAGCTTATGAAAGTAGCTTTTACAGAACCATATGGGTTAATGAACCCTTATTATATATGTGGAACATTTATCACCTCAGACAAAAATTTTGTAATCAAGTACTTGAAGACCGCCTTCAACTCTACTCAACAGTCTTT
The window above is part of the Rutidosis leptorrhynchoides isolate AG116_Rl617_1_P2 chromosome 1, CSIRO_AGI_Rlap_v1, whole genome shotgun sequence genome. Proteins encoded here:
- the LOC139897389 gene encoding uncharacterized protein encodes the protein MSLLIQGPKQPGNNIDIYLQPLVDEMMELWSTGIHVYDAYKKEYFQLRTMLFCTINDFPAYGNLSGYSTKGKKACPICEENTHSIWLTNCKKPAFMGHRRELAENHPYRKKSDLFDGTIEDRKLPPPLDGETILSKVANINVVLGKKGVGFPKKNVCESLIGLLLNIPGKTKDGIKVRRDMELMNIRPELQPKDIDGRSTKFLPPACYTMSKIKKTKFCQCLHGIKVPSGYSANIRKLVSMKDLKLLGMKSHDCHVLMTQMIPIAIRGILPNRIRHTITKLCLFFNMIHSKVIDHGVLDEYQRDIILTLCELEMYFPPSFFDVMVHLVSHIVGEIKVCGPVFLRYMYPFERYMGILKGYVRNLNRPEGSIVEGYAFEEVIEFCTNYMDGFKSVGIPQSRHEGRLSGQGTLGCKTGYSNVSDYQEAQFNVLQHTTSIDPFIQEHMSFLRQQYPKKKWLKDKVRRTLPNIDKTVEALGFAPKHVFQYQGYDINGYTFYTKAQDKKSKTQNSGVTVIASSTEFTMVNREERSRIAKKSYYGVIQEIWELDYGDSYTIPLFKCKWVANDRGVQVDEDGFTTVNLSTNEYKEEPFILAKLVTQVFFIEDPKDPRWHVVQYGKRLIVGVENVVDEDEYEQFDELPPFSVGVQPLNEVVAGNNTIYFREDHEEGDEVADT